One Gossypium arboreum isolate Shixiya-1 chromosome 13, ASM2569848v2, whole genome shotgun sequence genomic window, GTGTATTGATGAATTTAAATTTGGATAACtaatttatatgaaattgtgattaATCCAGGCTTAGGGACTAATTGTAAATTCTAATCGCTATAAATCTTTAATTAAGAAATAGATTAAGAGATTAAATTACTATTAACCAAAGGTCCAAAATGGGAAATAAACTATTTTGAAATAAGGGATGGTGCATCATTACGATGAAACCAATCTTTCTCCCACTAAATTATGATTAAAGGACCAAAAAGTTGACCAGAAATGACGTGTCTCAATATCCACCTTAGTTAAAGTTGACCCTTCTGACTTATCTCTAAAACCCTTTTTCCTTGCATTATAAAGGTGAAGCTTCTCATTTGATTTGCCATGATAATCTCCCACTCCTTCCGCCATGGCAACGCCACCACCACCACTCTTAAAGATCGACCTCTGGGCTATCCGGTCTGGATACAGCCGGATAATCAAAGCCCACTCCCGCCACTTCCTAGCTCTCTCACTCCTCTTCCTCCTCCCTTTCTCTTTCTTCTTATCCATCTACCCCTTCATCGCCATTGAATCCTACCTCAGCTTCCTTCAGCAAGATCCCTCCATCTTCCCCACTAAAATCTTTATCCTAAATCTCCTTTACACCATCCCCATCTCCATCTTCTCCCTCTTGGCCACAGGTTCCATCACTTACAGCATTTTCCACGGCTTTTACGGTCGACCCATCAAGCTTTTATCCGCTATTAAGGCGGCTTTCACTTCCTTCTTCCCTCTCTTCTCGACTTGCCTTGTAACCCAGCTTATCGTTTCTGGGATCAGTTTGATCCTTGGTTTAGCCTTTTCTGCAGTAGTCATTTTAGGCTTCCAAGTTTATTACCCTTCAccttatttcattttcctttgcCTTGTTTACGTGATTATTCTCTTGTGTATTGTGGTTCATTTACAAGTGAATTGGATATTTGCTTACGTAGTCGTCGTCGTTGAATCAAGCTGGGGGTTTGACCCATTAAAGCGAAGTCGAAATTTAGTTAAAGGAATGGAAGGGGTTGCTTTGAAGATTATACTGCTTTTCGGCTTCGTCATTTCGATTAATACCTGGCGCTCAGTTATGACATACGGAGATTCAGCTGCTGATAAATGGACAAGTTGGGTATTTGTTTTGAATATTTACGTCACTTCCACCTTCTCTATGATGTTAATGTTTTGTAATTTAGCTGCAAATACAGTTTTCTATATATATGCCACGGCTCTACATGGAGAGCTTGCTGAAGATGAGGAATTTGCAGTCAAGTATTTAAGTTTGGCTGTGGATGATGGGAAAGTTCCTCGCGTTGTTTCAATGGTTTAATGCTTGATGAAAACAGGGAATTCGAGTTCCATTTATGTTctgttttttgtttttgttttttttaagtcTTGCTTTGCATAGATAACATGCTTTCACCAGTGGTGGAAAAACTTGATGGGAAAGTTCCTCGTGTTGTTTCAATGGTTTAATGCTTGATGAAAACAGGGAATTCGAGTTCCATTTATGTTctgttttttgtttttgtttttttttttaagtcttGCTTTGCATAGATAAC contains:
- the LOC108463003 gene encoding uncharacterized protein LOC108463003; the encoded protein is MATPPPPLLKIDLWAIRSGYSRIIKAHSRHFLALSLLFLLPFSFFLSIYPFIAIESYLSFLQQDPSIFPTKIFILNLLYTIPISIFSLLATGSITYSIFHGFYGRPIKLLSAIKAAFTSFFPLFSTCLVTQLIVSGISLILGLAFSAVVILGFQVYYPSPYFIFLCLVYVIILLCIVVHLQVNWIFAYVVVVVESSWGFDPLKRSRNLVKGMEGVALKIILLFGFVISINTWRSVMTYGDSAADKWTSWVFVLNIYVTSTFSMMLMFCNLAANTVFYIYATALHGELAEDEEFAVKYLSLAVDDGKVPRVVSMV